The Streptomyces sp. SS1-1 genome has a segment encoding these proteins:
- a CDS encoding cysteine hydrolase family protein yields the protein MTEDSGSTPRTDPTDTRKVALLVVDMINTYDHEDAELLVPSVEPVVPVLAELIGRARAADVPVIYANDNFGRWRSHHGELVESALSKPRADLVEPIRPDDESLFVVKARHSAFYETPLSYLLWRLGVGHVVVTGQVTEQCVLYSALDAHIRHLDVTVPSDAVASIHPHLASAALEMMELNMGARIVEAADVDFDG from the coding sequence GTGACTGAAGACTCCGGGAGCACCCCCCGCACCGACCCGACGGACACGAGGAAGGTCGCCCTCCTGGTGGTCGACATGATCAACACCTATGACCACGAGGACGCCGAGCTGCTCGTGCCGTCCGTCGAGCCGGTCGTGCCGGTCCTCGCGGAGCTGATCGGGCGGGCCCGCGCGGCGGACGTGCCGGTGATCTACGCGAACGACAACTTCGGGCGCTGGCGCTCCCACCACGGCGAGCTCGTGGAGAGCGCGCTGTCCAAGCCGCGCGCCGATCTGGTCGAGCCGATCCGCCCGGACGACGAGTCGCTGTTCGTGGTGAAGGCCCGGCACTCCGCGTTCTACGAGACGCCCCTGTCGTATCTGCTGTGGCGGCTGGGTGTGGGGCATGTGGTGGTGACCGGGCAGGTCACCGAGCAGTGTGTGCTGTACTCCGCGCTGGACGCGCACATCCGGCACCTGGACGTCACGGTGCCCAGCGACGCCGTCGCCTCGATCCATCCGCATCTGGCGTCCGCCGCGCTGGAGATGATGGAACTCAACATGGGGGCGCGGATCGTCGAGGCGGCGGACGTCGACTTCGACGGGTGA
- a CDS encoding DMT family transporter — MNVLLSAAFVICWSSGFIGAKLGAGSASAVTLLMWRFLPLALVLLAVALARSSWRGLTPRDVARQVVVGALSQSGYLLTVYGAIQLGVSSGTTALIDGVQPLVAGALAGPLLHQYVSRRQWLGLGLGVAGVAVVTGADAASGGHAAWWAYAVPFLGMLSLVAATFLEGRSRTKVAPEAALTTHCLTSAVVFTALAVGAGAAVPPAEPSFWIATAWLVVLATFGGYGLYWLILSRSGVTQVNTLMFLMAPVTAVWGALMFGEPFGAQTALGLAVALAAVLVVRRGAASGDRPAERVPDDTAKAAAGARR; from the coding sequence ATGAACGTGCTGCTGTCGGCCGCCTTCGTGATCTGCTGGAGCTCCGGGTTCATCGGGGCCAAGCTCGGCGCGGGAAGCGCCTCCGCCGTCACCCTCCTCATGTGGCGGTTCCTGCCGCTGGCCCTCGTCCTGCTCGCCGTCGCCCTGGCCCGGTCCTCCTGGCGCGGGCTCACCCCCCGGGACGTGGCCCGGCAGGTCGTCGTCGGCGCCCTCTCGCAGAGCGGCTATCTGCTCACCGTGTACGGGGCCATCCAGCTCGGCGTCTCCAGCGGCACCACGGCCCTCATCGACGGCGTGCAGCCCCTCGTCGCCGGGGCGCTGGCCGGACCGCTCCTCCACCAGTACGTCTCCCGCCGGCAGTGGCTCGGGCTCGGACTCGGCGTGGCCGGCGTCGCCGTCGTCACCGGCGCCGACGCGGCCTCCGGCGGGCACGCCGCCTGGTGGGCCTACGCCGTCCCGTTCCTCGGCATGCTGTCGCTGGTCGCGGCCACCTTCCTGGAGGGCCGCTCCCGTACGAAGGTGGCGCCCGAGGCCGCGCTGACCACGCACTGCCTGACCAGCGCCGTCGTCTTCACCGCGCTCGCCGTCGGCGCCGGGGCGGCCGTACCGCCCGCCGAGCCCTCCTTCTGGATCGCGACCGCCTGGCTCGTCGTCCTCGCCACCTTCGGCGGGTACGGCCTGTACTGGCTCATCCTCAGCCGCTCGGGCGTCACGCAGGTGAACACCCTGATGTTCCTGATGGCACCCGTGACGGCCGTCTGGGGGGCGCTGATGTTCGGCGAGCCCTTCGGCGCCCAGACCGCCCTCGGCCTGGCCGTCGCCCTGGCCGCCGTGCTCGTCGTCCGCCGCGGTGCCGCTTCCGGTGACCGGCCCGCCGAACGGGTCCCGGACGACACCGCGAAGGCGGCGGCCGGGGCCCGGCGCTGA